A window of Chryseobacterium aquaeductus genomic DNA:
AATAATTTCCTCATTTTCAGGGATTGTTTTCTGCATCTCGCTTCCCATTTTTTGTTCTATGGCTTTGATTTGGAATGCGCTTCTGGGATTTTTCATTACCAGTTCTCTCAACGTTTTTTTACCGTTTCCTTTTACCGAGAGAAATTCTTTTTTTACCATTCCTGTGATTTTTCCCTTTTTCTCGTCAGGAAATCTGTGGTAAAAAATGCCGACTTCATTCTGATAATTTATTTTCTCCTGAATCAAAAAATCACAATCAATGTTGTTCTGATAATCTTCCAGCTCATTTAAATCTTCTAGCTGAACAACGCCTAAACCTTTCAAACCGATATTTGGTTTTACGATAACGGGGAAGTTGATACTTTTTGATTTTAATTCAAATAAAATTTCCTGAAATGAAGTTTTTGAGGAAGCAAAAATCGTTTTCGGAATCCAGTTTTCGGGAATCAGATCGTAAATTTCTTTTTTACTTTCCATCGCCATTCCGCCGTATTTAATGGAAGGATTTGCACCGTGGAAAAACAAAAGCGTTCTTGCTTTCCA
This region includes:
- a CDS encoding ATP-grasp domain-containing protein, producing the protein MKLKHRLHKLTHWEYWSTFSIYLPLFPVWLYCAWKARTLLFFHGANPSIKYGGMAMESKKEIYDLIPENWIPKTIFASSKTSFQEILFELKSKSINFPVIVKPNIGLKGLGVVQLEDLNELEDYQNNIDCDFLIQEKINYQNEVGIFYHRFPDEKKGKITGMVKKEFLSVKGNGKKTLRELVMKNPRSAFQIKAIEQKMGSEMQKTIPENEEIILIPFGSHTRGAKFIDISSDVTEKLEQKINEICIQVNGFYFGRLDVMFENPELLQEGKSFTIIEINGAKSEPTHMYDPKHSLFFAWKEITKHWNIMAKISRQNHETGFPYLDIKEGFLALKNNLAIEKRLRKLSSVD